A part of Streptomyces sp. NBC_00557 genomic DNA contains:
- a CDS encoding PP2C family protein-serine/threonine phosphatase — MPSPVSTDRSAAQPPGRGSVEALITQTRRLKGDVDAVRRDTRSDGSDPEERWQRALYDLALHQLDDLDAHLAQLRDGPAAESTEAPGPRPVPAGAPHGSLLSRVGSAEWNLLTDEATWSGELYQLLGLDPDSPALTLDELPSLVLEEDRPRLTAMVTDCLVDGKTIDGEFRVVRPDGSVRAVHMMGEPVLGADGGAASMWAVLRDVSALRRCRTTVHETRDSLQRHRRQEQTEHRIAVELQEAVLPPWRGSLRLPHQGASTLDLAARRLAAATRTPLGGDWYDALELSDGETLLSVGDLTGHGVAVATGMAMLLGAVRGMALAGSRPGELLGMLNQLLDATVQPALGSAVCCRYRPDTRTLVWARAGHPAPLLYRDGTGRLLDAPDGVLLGATAGAVYGQAEETLRPGDVLLLHTDGLVPEHGPGAAVDRLLGLAPRFGAARTAQDCVRTVVEEFGGAAREDDACVLVAKVTA, encoded by the coding sequence ATGCCGTCACCGGTCTCCACGGACCGCTCAGCCGCCCAGCCACCCGGACGCGGCTCGGTCGAGGCGTTGATCACGCAGACGCGGCGGCTCAAGGGCGACGTGGACGCCGTACGGCGGGACACCCGGAGCGACGGTTCGGACCCGGAGGAACGCTGGCAGCGCGCCCTGTACGACCTCGCGCTGCACCAACTCGACGACCTCGACGCCCACTTGGCCCAGCTGAGGGACGGACCGGCCGCCGAGAGCACCGAGGCGCCCGGCCCTCGGCCGGTACCCGCAGGCGCCCCGCACGGCTCGCTGCTCAGCCGCGTCGGCAGCGCGGAGTGGAACCTGCTGACGGACGAGGCGACCTGGTCCGGGGAGCTCTACCAGCTCCTCGGTCTGGACCCCGACTCCCCCGCCCTCACCCTGGACGAGCTGCCCTCCCTGGTGCTGGAGGAGGACCGGCCCCGGCTGACCGCGATGGTGACGGACTGCCTGGTCGACGGCAAAACCATCGACGGCGAGTTCCGCGTCGTGCGGCCCGACGGCTCGGTGCGGGCGGTGCACATGATGGGCGAACCGGTGCTCGGCGCCGACGGCGGCGCGGCCTCGATGTGGGCCGTGCTGCGCGACGTCAGCGCACTGCGCCGCTGCCGGACGACCGTGCACGAGACCCGTGACTCGCTGCAGCGTCACCGCCGGCAGGAGCAGACCGAGCACCGGATCGCGGTCGAGCTTCAGGAAGCCGTGCTGCCGCCATGGCGCGGCTCCCTGCGGCTCCCGCACCAGGGAGCGAGCACCCTCGACCTCGCCGCCCGCCGCCTCGCCGCGGCGACCCGCACACCGCTCGGCGGCGACTGGTACGACGCGCTGGAACTGTCCGACGGCGAGACCCTGCTCAGCGTCGGCGACCTCACCGGGCACGGGGTGGCCGTCGCCACCGGCATGGCGATGCTGCTCGGCGCCGTGCGCGGCATGGCGCTGGCCGGCAGCCGGCCCGGTGAACTGCTCGGCATGCTGAACCAGTTACTGGACGCGACCGTGCAGCCAGCCCTCGGCAGCGCCGTCTGCTGCCGCTACCGGCCCGACACCCGCACCCTGGTCTGGGCGCGCGCGGGACACCCCGCCCCGCTGCTGTACCGCGACGGGACGGGGCGTCTGCTCGACGCACCGGACGGCGTCCTGCTCGGCGCCACCGCGGGCGCCGTCTACGGACAGGCCGAAGAGACCCTCCGGCCGGGCGACGTCCTGCTGCTGCACACCGACGGCCTGGTGCCGGAGCACGGCCCGGGCGCGGCCGTGGACCGGCTGCTCGGCCTGGCCCCGCGGTTCGGCGCGGCGCGCACCGCGCAGGACTGCGTGCGGACGGTGGTCGAGGAGTTCGGCGGAGCCGCACGCGAGGACGACGCCTGTGTGCTCGTCGCCAAGGTCACCGCGTGA
- a CDS encoding SsgA family sporulation/cell division regulator yields MDAITVAQLAQARLITAEDQEIPVSATLRYTTDDPLAVFVDFPAEAALDGEEVTWVFARSLLDQGLRAPAGHGDVQIWPYGRTRTVLEFHSPHGLALLQFPSCALRRFLLRTYGAVGAGQEDLAGVVERGLSALFGGV; encoded by the coding sequence ATGGATGCCATCACCGTCGCACAGCTCGCCCAGGCCCGGCTCATCACCGCCGAGGACCAGGAGATCCCCGTGTCGGCCACGCTGCGGTACACCACCGACGACCCCTTGGCCGTCTTCGTCGACTTTCCCGCCGAGGCCGCCCTGGACGGCGAGGAGGTCACCTGGGTCTTCGCGCGTTCCCTGCTCGACCAGGGGCTGCGGGCCCCGGCCGGCCACGGGGACGTCCAGATCTGGCCCTACGGCCGCACCCGGACGGTCCTGGAGTTCCACTCGCCTCACGGCCTGGCCCTGCTGCAGTTCCCGTCCTGCGCACTGCGCCGCTTCCTGCTGCGCACGTACGGAGCCGTGGGCGCCGGTCAGGAGGACCTGGCCGGGGTGGTGGAACGGGGGCTGAGCGCGTTGTTCGGCGGGGTGTAG
- a CDS encoding Gfo/Idh/MocA family protein: MGDLLGVAVLGAGHMGADHIRRLDHVVSGARVAAVADPDLERAREAVAGRDAVTVHTDPLAALDAPGVDAVLIASPGPAHEEALLAAFARRLPVLCEKPMVPDSAGALRVVEAEARLGRRLAQIGFMRRYDAEYRRLKSLLDGGTLGRPLMLHCTHRNVSSPAGFTSAMLINSSVSHEIDAARWLLGQELTAVTVLRPTPSAGAPEGLLDPQFVLFETAGGALVDVEVFVNCGFGYQVRCEAVCEKGSARIGEEHTMVVTTAGSAGAEVAQDYLVRFAGAYDREVQAWVDATRRGEVTGPGVWDGYAASVVAEAGVRALESGGRVAVGLAPRPELYDPRAGAGR, translated from the coding sequence ATGGGTGACCTGCTGGGAGTGGCGGTACTGGGGGCCGGGCACATGGGGGCCGACCACATACGACGCCTCGACCACGTGGTCAGCGGAGCGAGGGTCGCGGCGGTGGCCGACCCCGATCTCGAGCGCGCTCGGGAAGCCGTGGCCGGCCGCGACGCGGTGACCGTCCACACCGACCCGCTGGCCGCGCTCGACGCGCCCGGCGTCGACGCCGTGCTGATCGCCTCCCCCGGCCCCGCCCACGAGGAGGCGCTGCTCGCCGCGTTCGCGCGGCGGCTGCCCGTGCTGTGCGAGAAGCCCATGGTGCCGGACTCCGCCGGAGCGCTGCGGGTGGTGGAGGCCGAGGCGCGGCTCGGCCGCCGGCTGGCGCAGATCGGCTTCATGCGCCGCTACGACGCCGAGTACCGCCGGCTCAAGTCGCTGCTGGACGGCGGCACGCTGGGCCGGCCCCTGATGCTCCACTGCACCCACCGCAACGTCTCCTCCCCCGCCGGCTTCACCAGCGCCATGCTGATCAACAGCTCGGTCTCGCACGAGATCGACGCGGCCCGCTGGCTGCTCGGCCAGGAGCTGACGGCGGTCACGGTCCTGCGCCCCACGCCGTCCGCGGGTGCCCCCGAGGGCCTGCTCGACCCGCAGTTCGTGCTGTTCGAGACCGCCGGGGGCGCGCTGGTCGACGTCGAGGTGTTCGTCAACTGCGGCTTCGGCTACCAGGTGCGCTGCGAGGCCGTGTGCGAGAAGGGCAGCGCGCGCATCGGCGAGGAGCACACCATGGTGGTCACCACGGCGGGCAGCGCCGGTGCGGAGGTCGCGCAGGACTACCTCGTCCGCTTCGCCGGCGCCTACGACCGCGAGGTGCAGGCCTGGGTGGACGCCACCCGGCGCGGCGAGGTCACCGGCCCGGGCGTCTGGGACGGCTACGCCGCCTCCGTCGTCGCCGAGGCGGGGGTGCGGGCACTGGAGAGCGGCGGCCGGGTGGCGGTCGGCCTCGCCCCGCGCCCGGAGCTGTACGACCCCCGCGCCGGGGCCGGCCGCTGA
- a CDS encoding baeRF3 domain-containing protein, whose translation MEHALSPATLAELRRPRPYPAVSVLTPTHRREPESGQDPVRLRNVVTEARRRLESDPAVTRDRRNEVVAQLDRALAEVDLAHAEDGLAIFAAPGEHQVWSLARAVPERVVLSDTFLTRNLVAAQVAERPFWALSVSADLVTLWSGGEDRVVRDRSGGFPLERRRENFDAERQMQIGDLKSAFRGEGTRQFFREADTAMSTVLREQPRPLYVTGEPAALSLLDEVGSVAKCAVHVPHGGLAHAGPEAVWQALRPVLEAEARKDTTAVMQELTSARGRRTYAAGLDELWQSVREGRVRLLAVEENFRATVSDLGDHLVPALPGDLDAREDIVDEIVEQCLETGAEVRFVPDGTLGDANGIAGVLRY comes from the coding sequence ATGGAGCACGCACTGAGTCCCGCGACCCTCGCCGAGCTGCGGCGGCCGCGTCCGTATCCGGCGGTGTCCGTGCTGACCCCGACGCACCGCCGTGAGCCAGAGAGCGGCCAGGACCCCGTCCGGCTGCGCAATGTCGTCACCGAGGCACGCAGGCGCCTGGAGTCCGATCCGGCCGTCACCCGCGACCGCCGCAACGAGGTCGTGGCGCAGCTCGACCGGGCGCTGGCGGAGGTCGATCTGGCGCACGCCGAGGACGGCCTGGCGATCTTCGCCGCGCCCGGCGAACACCAGGTCTGGTCCCTGGCCCGTGCCGTCCCCGAGCGGGTGGTGCTCTCGGACACCTTCCTCACCCGCAACCTGGTCGCCGCCCAGGTCGCCGAGCGCCCCTTCTGGGCGCTGTCGGTCTCCGCGGACCTCGTCACCCTCTGGAGCGGCGGCGAGGACCGGGTGGTGCGGGACCGTTCGGGCGGCTTCCCGCTGGAGCGCAGGCGGGAGAACTTCGACGCCGAGCGCCAGATGCAGATCGGCGATCTGAAGAGCGCCTTCCGGGGCGAGGGCACCCGGCAGTTCTTCCGCGAGGCCGACACGGCCATGAGCACGGTCCTGCGCGAGCAGCCCCGCCCGCTGTACGTGACCGGCGAACCGGCCGCACTGTCCCTGCTGGACGAGGTCGGCAGCGTCGCCAAGTGCGCCGTGCACGTTCCGCACGGCGGCCTCGCGCACGCCGGTCCGGAGGCGGTGTGGCAGGCGCTGCGGCCGGTGCTGGAGGCGGAGGCCCGCAAGGACACCACGGCCGTGATGCAGGAGCTGACCTCGGCACGCGGCCGCCGGACCTACGCGGCCGGTCTCGACGAGCTGTGGCAGAGCGTCCGGGAGGGCCGGGTCCGGCTGCTGGCCGTGGAGGAGAACTTCCGCGCGACCGTCAGCGACCTCGGCGACCACCTGGTCCCGGCCCTGCCCGGCGATCTGGACGCCCGCGAGGACATCGTGGACGAGATCGTCGAGCAGTGTCTGGAGACCGGCGCCGAGGTGCGCTTCGTGCCCGACGGCACGCTCGGCGACGCGAACGGGATCGCGGGGGTCCTGCGCTACTGA
- a CDS encoding alpha/beta fold hydrolase, with protein MPQLDVDGAALTYDDEGPRDAPEAPLVFVHGWTANRHRWDHQIAHFSGGRRVIRLDLRGHGESTGAGVRTIAELARDVLALLDHLQVERFVLVGHSMGGMIAQTIALAHPERVERMALVGSIGRMTYSRGRGLLMAASTLVPYRLFVAANIRRAFGPGHPREEVRAQIRASAATPREVVMTLYAAMRAFDVLDRAGEIRTPTLMVHGYHDVQLPVRQMLRMAKAYPDAVVRILDAGHELPLEKPAELTAVLDQFVTGKI; from the coding sequence ATGCCGCAGCTCGACGTCGACGGAGCGGCCCTGACGTACGACGACGAGGGCCCCCGGGACGCGCCCGAGGCGCCCCTGGTCTTCGTGCACGGCTGGACCGCGAACCGGCACCGCTGGGACCACCAGATCGCGCACTTCTCCGGAGGGCGCCGAGTGATCCGGCTCGACCTGCGCGGGCACGGGGAGAGCACCGGGGCCGGGGTGCGCACGATCGCGGAACTGGCGCGGGATGTCCTGGCGCTCCTCGATCACCTCCAGGTCGAGCGGTTCGTCCTGGTCGGGCACTCGATGGGCGGGATGATCGCGCAGACCATCGCGCTGGCGCACCCCGAGCGCGTGGAGCGGATGGCGCTGGTCGGCTCCATCGGCCGGATGACCTACAGCCGTGGCCGGGGTCTGCTCATGGCGGCGTCCACCCTGGTGCCGTACCGGCTGTTCGTGGCCGCCAACATCCGGCGGGCCTTCGGGCCCGGCCATCCCCGCGAGGAGGTCCGCGCGCAGATCCGTGCCTCCGCCGCGACCCCGCGCGAGGTCGTGATGACGCTGTACGCGGCGATGCGCGCCTTCGACGTCCTGGACCGGGCCGGCGAGATCCGTACGCCCACGCTGATGGTGCACGGCTACCACGACGTGCAGCTGCCGGTGCGGCAGATGCTGCGGATGGCGAAGGCGTACCCGGACGCGGTGGTCCGCATCCTCGACGCGGGTCATGAGCTGCCGCTGGAGAAGCCGGCCGAGCTGACCGCCGTGCTGGACCAGTTTGTGACCGGAAAGATCTGA
- the asnB gene encoding asparagine synthase (glutamine-hydrolyzing): MCGITGWVSFDRDLTAEATTLHAMTETMACRGPDDRGTWARGPAALGHRRLAIIDLPGGRQPMSVDTPEGTVALVYSGEAYNFTELRRELEGRGHRFTTDSDTEVVLHGYLEWGDAVAERLNGMYAFAVWDGRHDKLVMIRDRMGIKPFYYHPTSDGVLFGSEPKAILANPLARRRVTLDGLRELFVMVKTPGHAIWDGMREVEPGTVVTVDRSGLSTRVYWQLQTRAHTDDRDTTIATVRSLLDDIVRRQLVADVPRCTLLSGGLDSSAMTALAARQLAAQGEKVRSFAVDFVGQTDNFVADELRGTPDTPFVHDVAELAGTDHQDIVLDAQSLADPAVREQVIRARDLPAGFGDMDASLLLLFRAIREKSTVALSGESADEVFGGYLQFFDEEARRAETFPWLATMGRHFGEDAGVLRSDLSKSLDLESYIADGYRTAVAGIERLDGESDFEYRMRQMSHLHLTRFVRALLDRKDRMSMAVGLEVRVPFCDHRLVEYVYNAPWALKSFDGREKSLLREAAADVLPRSVYERVKSPYPSTQDPQYARALQDQAKDLLAQPSHPVFDLVDRDRLRQAAEREAPVSTQAARRGLERALDLAQWLELYRPEVITG; encoded by the coding sequence ATGTGCGGCATCACCGGATGGGTGTCCTTCGACCGTGACCTGACCGCCGAGGCCACCACATTGCATGCGATGACCGAGACCATGGCCTGCCGCGGCCCGGACGACCGCGGCACCTGGGCCCGGGGCCCGGCCGCCCTCGGGCACCGCCGGCTCGCGATCATCGACCTCCCCGGCGGCCGTCAGCCGATGTCCGTGGACACCCCGGAGGGGACCGTCGCCCTGGTGTACTCGGGTGAGGCCTACAACTTCACCGAGCTGCGCCGGGAACTCGAAGGCCGCGGCCACCGGTTCACCACCGACTCCGACACCGAGGTCGTCCTGCACGGCTACCTCGAATGGGGCGACGCCGTCGCCGAACGGCTCAACGGGATGTACGCGTTCGCCGTGTGGGACGGCCGCCACGACAAGCTCGTGATGATCCGCGACCGCATGGGCATCAAGCCGTTCTATTACCACCCCACCTCCGACGGCGTCCTGTTCGGCTCCGAGCCCAAGGCGATCCTCGCCAACCCGCTGGCCCGCCGCCGGGTGACCCTGGACGGGCTGCGGGAGCTGTTCGTCATGGTCAAGACCCCCGGACACGCGATCTGGGACGGCATGCGCGAGGTCGAGCCGGGCACGGTCGTCACCGTCGACCGCTCCGGCCTGTCCACCCGCGTCTACTGGCAGCTGCAGACCCGGGCGCACACCGACGACCGCGACACCACCATCGCGACCGTGCGCTCGCTCCTCGACGACATCGTGCGCCGCCAGCTGGTCGCCGACGTGCCGCGCTGCACCCTGCTCTCCGGCGGCCTGGACTCCTCCGCCATGACCGCGCTCGCCGCCCGTCAACTGGCCGCGCAGGGCGAGAAGGTGCGCAGTTTCGCCGTCGACTTCGTCGGCCAGACCGACAACTTCGTCGCCGACGAACTGCGCGGCACCCCCGACACGCCCTTCGTGCACGACGTCGCCGAACTCGCGGGCACCGACCACCAGGACATCGTGCTCGACGCCCAGTCCCTCGCCGACCCCGCCGTACGCGAGCAGGTGATCCGCGCCCGCGATCTGCCCGCCGGCTTCGGTGACATGGACGCCTCCCTGCTGCTGCTCTTCCGCGCCATCCGGGAGAAGTCCACGGTGGCCCTGTCCGGCGAGTCCGCCGACGAGGTGTTCGGCGGCTATCTGCAGTTCTTCGACGAGGAGGCGCGGCGCGCGGAGACCTTCCCGTGGCTGGCCACCATGGGACGCCACTTCGGCGAGGACGCCGGCGTCCTGCGGTCCGACCTCTCCAAGTCCCTGGACCTGGAGAGCTACATCGCCGACGGCTACCGCACCGCCGTCGCCGGCATCGAACGGCTCGACGGCGAGAGCGACTTCGAGTACCGGATGCGCCAGATGAGCCATCTGCACCTGACCCGGTTCGTGCGCGCCCTGCTCGACCGCAAGGACCGGATGAGCATGGCCGTCGGCCTGGAGGTCCGGGTGCCGTTCTGCGACCACCGGCTGGTCGAGTACGTCTACAACGCCCCCTGGGCGCTGAAGTCCTTCGACGGCCGGGAGAAGAGCCTGCTGCGGGAGGCCGCCGCGGACGTCCTGCCGCGCTCGGTGTACGAGCGGGTCAAGAGCCCGTACCCGTCCACCCAGGACCCGCAGTACGCCCGCGCCCTGCAGGACCAGGCCAAGGACCTGCTCGCCCAGCCCTCGCACCCGGTCTTCGACCTCGTCGACCGCGACCGGCTCCGCCAGGCCGCCGAACGCGAGGCGCCGGTCAGCACCCAGGCGGCCCGGCGCGGCCTGGAACGCGCGCTGGACCTCGCACAGTGGCTGGAGCTCTACCGGCCCGAGGTGATCACCGGCTGA
- a CDS encoding DUF4232 domain-containing protein, with the protein MRIRAALAVPAASAAAAVLLLTAPQGRAATTDAVRPGRCAETALTVRARAVPGVPAVLRVGVTNHGSRACAVDRVPTVTFGSLDGAALPTPEGGTGDYRLAAGRTAYADVRTIADPADPEARRVGTVTVAAAAAHRGRSFTAARLGAGTRVLVWEPVTTWWQPTRAAADRAIGLSR; encoded by the coding sequence ATGCGCATCCGCGCCGCCCTCGCCGTACCCGCCGCCTCGGCCGCCGCCGCGGTCCTGCTGCTGACCGCGCCGCAGGGCCGGGCCGCCACCACCGATGCCGTCCGGCCCGGCCGCTGCGCCGAGACGGCGCTGACGGTCCGGGCGCGGGCCGTGCCCGGCGTTCCGGCCGTGCTGCGGGTCGGCGTCACCAACCACGGCTCCCGCGCCTGTGCCGTCGACCGCGTGCCCACGGTGACCTTCGGCAGCCTGGACGGCGCCGCGCTGCCGACACCCGAGGGCGGCACCGGCGACTACCGGCTCGCGGCCGGACGGACCGCGTACGCCGACGTGCGGACCATCGCCGACCCGGCGGACCCCGAGGCCCGCCGGGTCGGCACCGTGACCGTGGCCGCCGCGGCCGCCCACAGGGGCCGCTCCTTCACCGCTGCGCGGCTCGGGGCCGGGACGCGCGTCCTGGTGTGGGAGCCGGTGACGACGTGGTGGCAGCCCACGCGGGCCGCGGCGGACCGGGCCATCGGCCTCAGCCGGTGA
- a CDS encoding alpha/beta hydrolase: MLAKLSTRPAVRRCAGTGVLALALLGAGLPAAAADRPQPDLARFYRQKVTWTACEGLEMPRDMQCGKVTVPLDYARPRAGTLDVALARYRATGKKRGSVLLNFGGPGGAGVAGLATDGAQFMDLTNGYDVVTFDPRGVGRSSPVSCGEGSDEAASATAGDADLDHPKALLARLRQAAAECVRASGPVLPHIGTVNAARDLDVIRQALGDRKLNYLGFSYGSRLGAVYAAQFPHKVGRLALDGVDTLTEPLSEQGLAGAEGQQTALDDFLDWCTTDVACPFGQDRRAAGDEVVRLVRTLDADPVPADFGGSFSGQDLVGALAQGLYSKQLWPSMERALASLVQDGDTRGTLNFAAGGSGLPRSGRHGNGGLVDPQDIPADNLEAALMAIDCADDPDRPGAARIAEDLRNLRARYEQASPVFGRYRLTQLLMCYGRPRGTDFIRDRVKNVDSAKMLLVGTRGDPATPYRWTQETAARLGPSAVVLDNKGEGHTGYSSSTCVHRKIDDFLLYGSLPPSGSSCPADGRDWSATTDTAG, from the coding sequence ATGCTGGCCAAGCTGTCCACACGGCCCGCCGTGCGGCGCTGCGCGGGTACCGGAGTCCTCGCCCTGGCGCTGCTCGGCGCCGGCCTGCCCGCGGCCGCCGCCGACCGGCCGCAGCCCGACCTGGCCCGTTTCTACCGGCAGAAGGTGACCTGGACCGCGTGCGAGGGCCTCGAGATGCCGCGGGACATGCAGTGCGGGAAGGTCACCGTCCCGCTCGACTACGCCCGCCCCCGCGCGGGGACGCTGGATGTGGCCCTCGCCCGCTACCGGGCGACCGGGAAGAAGCGGGGCTCGGTGCTGCTCAACTTCGGCGGCCCCGGCGGTGCGGGCGTCGCCGGACTCGCCACCGACGGCGCGCAGTTCATGGACCTGACCAACGGCTACGACGTGGTCACCTTCGACCCGCGCGGCGTCGGCCGCTCCTCCCCCGTCAGTTGCGGCGAGGGCAGTGACGAGGCCGCGTCCGCGACGGCCGGCGACGCCGACCTCGACCATCCGAAGGCGCTGCTGGCGAGGTTGCGCCAGGCCGCCGCGGAGTGCGTCCGCGCCTCCGGCCCGGTGCTGCCCCACATAGGCACCGTGAACGCCGCACGCGACCTGGACGTCATCCGCCAGGCCCTGGGCGACAGGAAGCTCAACTACCTCGGCTTCTCCTACGGTTCGCGGCTCGGCGCGGTGTACGCGGCGCAGTTCCCGCACAAGGTCGGCCGGCTCGCCCTCGACGGCGTGGACACCCTGACCGAGCCGCTGTCCGAGCAGGGACTGGCCGGCGCCGAGGGCCAGCAGACCGCACTGGACGATTTCCTGGACTGGTGTACGACGGATGTCGCCTGCCCGTTCGGCCAGGACCGGCGTGCCGCAGGGGACGAGGTGGTCCGGCTGGTGCGCACGCTCGACGCCGACCCGGTGCCGGCGGACTTCGGCGGCTCGTTCTCCGGACAGGACCTGGTGGGCGCCCTCGCGCAGGGCCTGTACAGCAAGCAGTTGTGGCCCTCCATGGAGCGCGCCCTGGCCTCGCTGGTCCAGGACGGTGACACGCGCGGGACCCTGAACTTCGCCGCCGGCGGCTCCGGCCTGCCGCGCAGCGGGCGTCACGGCAACGGCGGCCTGGTCGACCCGCAGGACATCCCCGCGGACAACCTCGAGGCCGCGCTGATGGCGATCGACTGCGCCGACGACCCCGACCGGCCCGGCGCGGCGCGGATCGCCGAGGACCTCAGGAACCTCAGGGCCCGCTACGAGCAGGCCTCGCCGGTCTTCGGCCGCTACCGGCTGACCCAGCTGCTCATGTGCTACGGCCGTCCGAGGGGAACCGACTTCATCCGTGACCGGGTGAAGAACGTCGACTCCGCGAAGATGCTGCTGGTGGGCACGCGCGGCGACCCGGCGACGCCGTACCGGTGGACACAGGAGACGGCCGCACGCCTCGGCCCGTCGGCGGTGGTGCTCGACAACAAGGGCGAGGGCCACACCGGCTACTCCTCCTCCACGTGCGTGCACCGCAAGATCGACGACTTCCTGCTCTACGGCTCGCTGCCGCCCAGCGGCAGCTCCTGCCCGGCGGACGGACGCGACTGGAGCGCCACCACGGACACCGCCGGCTGA
- a CDS encoding chaplin, protein MRRATRNGVIAVAVASGAMAVAPSAAFAADGATAEGSAAGSPGLVSGNGIQLPVDVPVNVCGNTVNVVGLLNPAAGNACANHGSGKTSGTSGSSASGGASAHGGAQDSPGALSGNGVQLPVDLPVNVSGNTVDVGGVGNPVQGNESVNGPRAPRHPRSPAPKPPAPARHLPQAPSPVAPPTTPTLAHTGADATVPAVAGSAALLLAGTVLYRRFRPARTG, encoded by the coding sequence ATGAGACGGGCTACCCGTAACGGTGTGATCGCCGTCGCCGTCGCGTCCGGCGCGATGGCGGTGGCGCCGTCCGCCGCCTTCGCGGCCGACGGCGCCACCGCCGAGGGCTCCGCGGCCGGCTCGCCCGGGCTGGTCTCCGGCAACGGCATCCAGCTGCCGGTCGACGTACCGGTGAACGTGTGCGGCAACACCGTGAACGTGGTGGGGCTGCTCAACCCTGCCGCCGGCAACGCCTGCGCGAACCACGGCTCCGGAAAGACCTCCGGGACGAGCGGATCGTCCGCGTCCGGCGGCGCCTCGGCCCACGGCGGCGCGCAGGACTCGCCCGGCGCGCTCTCCGGCAACGGCGTGCAGCTCCCCGTCGACCTGCCGGTGAACGTCAGCGGCAACACCGTCGACGTCGGGGGAGTGGGCAACCCGGTCCAGGGCAACGAGTCGGTCAACGGCCCCCGCGCCCCCCGCCACCCCCGCAGCCCGGCACCGAAGCCTCCGGCCCCGGCCCGGCACCTTCCGCAGGCGCCGAGTCCCGTCGCACCGCCGACGACGCCCACCCTCGCCCACACCGGTGCGGACGCCACCGTGCCGGCCGTCGCGGGCAGCGCCGCCCTTCTCCTCGCGGGCACGGTCCTCTACCGACGCTTCCGCCCGGCCCGCACCGGCTGA
- a CDS encoding GNAT family N-acetyltransferase, which produces MTSAAPHDLVVTQATLDDWPVIAGWAAAEGWNPGLSDGPAFFAQDPDGFFLGRIDGEPVSAVSVVNYGPEYAFLGCYLVRPDLRGHGHGLTTWKTALAHAGNRTIGLDGVVAQQDNYRQSGFELAYRTIRFTGTAPAGETPAGVRPAAADDLAAITAYDSACHPADRPRFLAAWLAAPGHRAFVRHDGARLTGYGVLRPGHDTLRIGPLFADTADDARALFTALTAEAAGREVCVDVPEPNTAGVALAEQAGFQASFETARMYTGPVREHAQHRVYGVTTLELG; this is translated from the coding sequence ATGACCTCTGCGGCCCCCCACGACCTCGTCGTCACGCAGGCCACCCTCGACGACTGGCCGGTGATCGCCGGGTGGGCGGCGGCGGAGGGCTGGAATCCCGGGCTGTCCGACGGGCCCGCGTTCTTCGCGCAGGACCCCGACGGGTTCTTCCTCGGCCGCATCGACGGGGAGCCCGTGTCGGCCGTCTCCGTGGTCAACTACGGCCCGGAGTACGCCTTTCTGGGCTGTTACCTCGTCCGTCCCGACCTGCGCGGCCACGGCCACGGCCTCACCACGTGGAAGACCGCCCTCGCCCATGCCGGCAACCGCACCATCGGCCTGGACGGGGTCGTCGCGCAGCAGGACAACTACCGGCAGTCCGGGTTCGAACTCGCCTACCGCACGATCCGGTTCACCGGCACCGCGCCGGCGGGCGAGACACCGGCCGGGGTCCGCCCGGCCGCGGCGGACGACCTCGCCGCGATCACCGCCTACGACAGCGCCTGCCACCCGGCCGACCGCCCGCGCTTCCTCGCCGCATGGCTCGCCGCCCCCGGACACCGGGCGTTCGTCCGCCACGACGGCGCGCGGCTCACCGGATACGGCGTGCTCCGTCCGGGCCACGACACCCTGCGCATCGGCCCCCTCTTCGCCGACACCGCGGACGACGCCCGCGCCCTGTTCACCGCCCTCACGGCCGAGGCCGCGGGCCGCGAGGTCTGCGTCGACGTGCCCGAGCCGAACACGGCCGGCGTCGCGCTCGCCGAACAGGCCGGATTCCAGGCCTCCTTCGAGACGGCCCGCATGTACACCGGCCCGGTCCGCGAGCACGCGCAGCACCGCGTCTACGGTGTCACCACCCTCGAACTGGGCTGA